The DNA region CCCCGTCTATTCCTTTGAGTTTTAAGCTTGCGCTCGTACTTCCCAGGCGGAGTGCTTAACGCGTTAGCTAAGCCACGTGAAGGGTCGATACTTCACACAGCGAGCACTCATCGTTTAGGGCGTGGACTACTGGGGTATCTAATCCCATTCGCTACCCACGCTTTCGTTCTTTCAGGGTCAGGAAAATCCCAGCAAAATGCCTTCGCCTTTGGTATTCCGGCCGATATCAACGGATTTCACCCCTACACCGGCCGTTCTATTTGCCTCTGATTTCCTCAAGTTATGCCGTTTCTAATGCATTTTTCCCGTTGAGCGGGAAGCTTTAACACCAGACTAACATAACCCCCTTTGAACTCTTTACGCCCAATAAATCCGGATAACGCTTGGCGCCCTCGTATTACCGCTGCTGCTGGCACGAGGTTAGCAGCGCCTTATTCTGCAGGTACCGTCACTCTTGCGAGTTCTTCCCTGCTAAAAGGAGTTTACGATCCGAAGACCTTCTTCCTCCACGCGGCGTCGCTTCGTCAGGGTTTCCCCCATTGCGAAAAATTCTCGACTGCTGCCTCCCGTAGGAGTTAGGGCCGTGTCTCAGTCCCTTACGTTGGGGAACGCGCTCTCACGCCCCCTAGCCGTCATCGCCTTGGTGAGCCATTACCTCACCAACTAGCTGATAGCCCGCAGGCCTCTCCCAAAGCGTCTTGCGACTTTAATGAAGATTTAAACCTCCATGCCATCGGGTATTAGCCCCGCTTTCGCGGGGTTATTCCCGTCTTTAGGGCAAGTTCCTGCGTATTACTAACTCGTTTGCCGCTGTCGCCTTACGGCGACCGCTCGACTTGCATGCCTTATCCACGCCGCCAGCGTTCATCCTGAACCAGGATCAAATTCTCTGATAAATAGTAGATTATAACAACTTTAAAAAATCAACTTTTCCATTAAAATTTTTGGGTAAAATTTTAACGTATTAACTTATATATTTTACGGTGGATTTTAAGTTTTTAAAGACCGCATTGCATTTTATCACAACCATTCAAAAACACAATCCCGACAATTCAAAATATTGAATTCGTCGGGATTGTGCTCTTTATTTTCTCGCTTCGCGAGATCTCGCGTAGCGAGACAATTTTCAAATTTTAGAAATCAAATTCTTTCATACATTTTTATATTTCCATAATACACCCTTAAAAAATTCCCGTCAAGAGGCATTGTGAACAAAAGAAAAACGGGCCACTTTCTTCTGTCAAACCCAAAACTATCGATGTCGGACATCGATAGTTTTGGGGATAAGATGTGGACAATAAATTGTAAACTCTAACTTTAGGTCCTGGCTTTGTAGCCGGTGCCAGCGGGAATCAAGCGACCCAAAATTACGTTTTCTTTAAGGCCGCGAAGCTTATCCGCCTTCCCTTCGGTTGAAGCGTTTATCAAAACTTTGGCTGTTTCCTGGAAAGACGCAGCCGACAGCCAGCTTTCCGTCGTCAAAGCAACCTTGGTAATACCCATTAAAAGCTGAGTTGCCGTTGTTGGTTTGCCTGCAATTTTTCTAAGGCGGCTGTTCTCTTCGGCAAAACTTGCTTTTTCCACGATATCTCCGGGCGTAAAGCCGGAATCGCCGGCATCCTTAATTCGCACCCGGCCAAACATTTGCCTAATAATAACTTCAATATGTTTAGCGTTAATGTCGGCGCCCTGCAAAGTATAGGTTTTTTGAATTTCGTTCAAAATATAATTTGCCGCAACTGTCGTCCCCGAAACTTTAAACAATTCTTTAAGATCTAAATTTCCTTCCGAGAGCTGTTGGCCTTTTACAATAAGATCACTCTTTTCAACCCAAAGAGTGTTGCCGCCGGAAACGCTGTATTCAATGGTTTCTTTACCCTCTGTTAATATCTTTATAACCTTTAGTTTGCCCTTATCAACCACATCAACTACCTTGCCATCCACTTCGGAAATAATGGCTTTGCCTTTTGGAATTCGCGCCTCAAAAATTTCTTGAACTCGAGGCAAGCCGGCGGTAATGTCGGTTGCCGAAGCAACGCCGCCTGTATGAAAAGTTCTCATTGTAAGCTGGGTGCCGGGCTCGCCAATAGCTTGAGCCGCGATGATACCGACGGCCATTCCTATTTCAACCAGTTTGTTGTGGCCTAAATCATAACCGTAGCATTTTTGGCAAATCCCAAATTTTGATTTGCAGGTAATCGGAGACCGTACAACAACCTCTTCTGCCTCGCTTTTATCAATAGCTTCCGCCATTTTACGATCAACGATTTCGCCGGCTTTAATAATTACGGTCCCATCAGGATTCTTAATGTTGTTTAAAACGGTACGGCTAAAAATTCTTGAACCCAAAAAAAGACCAAATTCATCGCTGTCTTTCTTTTTTAATACAAAACCATTGTCATCGCCGCAATCATGTTCGGTGACAACGACGTCTTGGCTAACATCAACCAAACGTCGCGTCAAGTAGCCGGCCGAAGCGGTTCTTAAGGCCGTATCAGCCGAACCCTTCCTCGCGCCGTGAGTAGAAATGAAATATTCCAAAACATTAAAACCTTCTTTGAACGAGGAAATAATCGGCAAGTCAATAACGTCGCCGGCCGGATTTTGAACCAACCCTTTAAGGCCCACCATCTGACTTATCTGATTCCAAGAACCGCGCGCTCTTGAATCAACCATGGAAAAGACCGGACCATTGGGATCGAGCGTTTCCGGCACCAGTTTACTGACCTTATCAATAGCAAATTTCCAAATTTCAATTATCCGGTCTCTTTTTTCTTCGGACGTGAGAAGCCCTCTTTGATAATGACTCTCAACTTCTTCAACTTTTTTTCTGGCTTCCGCGATAATGTTTTTCTTGTTTAGCGGAATGCTTAAATCATCCATTCCCCAAGATATTCCGGAAACAGTCGCGTATTCAAAACCGAGATTTTTTATTTTATCCAAAATTTCCGCCGTTTTATCAATACCGTAAGTTATGAAAATCCTGTCAACGATAGCCTTAATGTCCTTTGACTTAAGTTCTTTATTGATAAATTCAAACTTTTCGGGAAGCACCTGGTTCATAAGAACGCGGCCGACAGAGGTCTCCACAATTTTTCCGTCAATCCTTCGACCCTGCTCAGGATTGACACTGAGCTTTGTCGAAGTGTCAATCCGGACTTTTATTTTTGCCTGTAAATCAACCTCGCCGAACCGATACGCTAAAATTGCGTCTTGTCCGTCAGAAAAAAATTTACCCTCTCCCTTAAGACCCGGTTTCATTTTGGCAAGATAATAAACGCCTAAAACGCTGTCTTGGCTGGGCACGGCAACTGATTCGCCGGTGGCTGGTTTAAGAATGTTCTTTGCCGAAAGCATTATCTCCCGCGCTTCTCTTTGCGCCTCTTCACTAAGAGGCAAGTGCACGGCCATCTGGTCGCCGTCAAAATCGGCGTTAAAAGCGGAACAAACTAAAGGATGAATTCTGATGGCCGAACCTTCAACTAAAATCGGTTTGAAAGCTTGAATACCCAAACGATGAAGCGTCGGCGCCCTGTTTAAAAGAACGTGCCTGTTTTTGATAACCTCTTCCAAAATTGCCCAAACCTCCTCAGCGCCTTCTTCAATTAAACGGTTGGCGCCTTTAATGTTATAAGCAAAAGCACGTTCAATAATTTTATTAATCACAAACGGCTTGAAAAGCTCTAAAGCCATCTGTTTGGGAAGACCGCATTCGCCAAGGCTGAGTTCCGGTCCGACAACAATAACCGAGCGACCGGAGTAATCAACGCGCTTGCCGAGCAAGTTCTGCCTGAACCGGCCTTGTTTTCCTTTAAGCATGTCGGCAAGAGAACGAAGCGGCCTCTTTTGAGAAACCAACGCTGCCGCTTGGCTTTGCGTATGGCGAGCCGAATTATCAATCAAAGCATCAACCGCTTCCTGAAGCATTCTTTTTTCGTTTCTGACAATTACCTCCGGCGCGTTAAATTCCATAAGTTTTTTCAAACGGTTATTGCGGTTAATTACCCGGCGGTATAAGTCGTTAAGGTCGCTAGTGGCAAAGCGGCCGCCATCAAGAGGCACCATTGGCCGCAAGTCTGGCGGCAGAACCGGCAGGACGGTAAGAAACATCCACTCCGGCCTCGTTCCGGATTTAAGAAAATTTCTCGCGAGCTTTAGGCGTTTTAAAAATTTCTTTCGAGTCGAAATCGGAGCGGTTTTTTCTTCTTCCGTAAGATTTTTAACCAACTCTTCAAGATTGATTTCTTCAAGCAATTTTTTAACCGCTTCACTGCCGATGCCCGCTTCAAAAACATGGCCGTATTTCAAAGATAAATCATGAAATTCGCCTTCCGAAATTATCTGGTATCGGCGCAAGCCCTTCAACTCTTCTTTTACTTTGTCTCGGGCCTTAGCTAAAGCTTCGACATCGGATTTATTTTCCTTTTGGGTTCTGGCTTTTTGCTTGTATTCCCTATCCAACTCCTCAAGCGCTTCCGTTTTCGCCTTTTCATCAACCGATATTACAATGTAGGCAGCATAATAAATCACCCTCTCAAGCGCGTTAGCGGGCACGTCAAGCATCAAACCGATTTTTGAAGGAATGCTCCTTATGTACCAAATGTGTGTGACGGGAACCGCCAGCTTAATATGGCCCATCCTTTCACGCCTTACAACTGCCCTGGTTACTTCAACGCCGCATTTATCGCAAATAACACCCTTGTATCTGATCCGACGATATTTTCCACAGTAGCATTCCCAATCTTTGACCGGACCGAAAATTCGCTCATCAAAAAGGCCGTCTTTTTCCGGTTTTTGCGTCCTATAATTAATAGTTTCCGGTTTGGTTATTTCGCCGTGGGAATTTTTTAAAATATCCTCTGGCGAAGCGATTTTTAATTTTATTGAGTCAAATGTGTTCATTGGATTAAATAATTTTCAATTTCTAATTTTCAATTTTCATTGAACTTACAATTTATTAATTTTCAAACGTTTGAAAATTGGATCATTAAAAATTTATTGAAAATTGTAAATTGTAAATTGTAAATTTAAGTCCTGATTCTCACCTTTTTAACTTCCTTGCCCGCCGTAGCTTTAGCGAAGGCGGGTTTTGTATCGCTTACCATTTGCGAGACAGGTTCCACCAATTCAACACCAAGCCCCAGCGATTTTAATTCGCTCACTAAAACGTTAAAAGATGCCGGCAAACTTGGTTTTTTGATTTCTTCACCGCGTATAATAGCGTCAAACGCCGAAGCGCGGCCGACAACATCGTCGGATTTAATGGTAATCATTTCCTGAAGCGTATGAGCGGCGCCATAACCTTCAAGGGCCCAAACTTCCATTTCTCCAAATCTCTGGCCGCCAAATTGCGCTTTGCCCCCCAGCGGCTGCTGGGTTATGAGCGAATAAGGGCCAACCGAACGCATATGAATTTTGTCTTCTACAAGATGATTAAGTTTCATTACATAAATAATGCCGACGGTAACTTTGTCTTTAAACGTATCGCCTGTGCGGCCGTCATAAAGCTGAATTTTGCCGCTTTCCGGCAAACCGGCTTTTTGCAGTTCTATTTTTATATCTTCCTCGGTAGCCCCATCAAGTGCCGGAGTTACCGCGCGATAACCAAGTTTGTCAGCAGCCCATCCCAAATGAGTTTCAAGAATCTGGCCGAGATTCATTCTGGAAGCGACACCGAGCGGATTTAAAATAATATCAACTGGCGTGCCGTCGGCCAGGTACGGCATATCTTCTGCCGGTAAAATTTTGGAAATGACACCCTTATTTCCGTGACGGCCCGCTAATTTGTCGCCGGCCTGAATTTTCCGCAATTGAGCCACTTCAACTTGAACCCGCTTTAAAACTCCGGGTTCAAGTTTGTCGCCTGCATCCCGGGAAAAAATCTTTATTCCGACAACGCGGCCTCTTTTACCGTGAGGTAAAAGCAAGGAAGTATCTTTAACGTCGCGCGCTTTTTCGCCAAAAATAGCCTGAAGCAATCTTTCTTCCGAAGTTAAATCTGCTTCCCCTTTCGGAGAAATTTTTCCTACCAGAATGTCGCCGGATGACAGCTCGGCGCCAATTCTCACAATGCCTTCTTCATCAAGATCTTTTAGTTTTTCTTCAGAAACGTTGGGAATATCCGGAGTGGTAATTTCCGGTCCTAACTTGGTATCGCGGATATCTATGGAATAATCTTCAATATGAATAGAGGTGAAGCGATCGTCTTTAACAAGTTGTTCGGAAAGAATAATAGCGTCTTCAAAATTGGCGCCGCCCCAAGAGATAAAAGCAACTAGCAAGTTCTGGCCGAGAGCCAGGTTGCCGTTTTGCGTGGCCGCTCCATCGGCAATCGCCTGTCCTTTTTTTACTTTATCGCCTTTTTTGACAAGCGGCTGCTGGCTCATTGAGGTAAACTGGTTAGATCGCAAAAAATTATTCAATTTATAAACTCTAACATTAGATTTGAGATTTGAGATTTGAGATTTGAGATTTCGCGAAGCAATCGCGATGTGTTCCGCATCCACCGCCGTTACCATACCATCTTCAGCCGCCACTACCACCTGTCCGGAATCTCTGGCGGCCCGTTCTTCTATTCCGGTTCCAACCATCGGCGCTTGCGGTTTGACGCAGGCAACGGCCTGCCTCTGCATGTTAGAACCCATCAAAGCACGGGTCGCGTCATCATGTTCTACGAAAGGTATCAAGCTTGTTGCCAC from Parcubacteria group bacterium includes:
- the rpoC gene encoding DNA-directed RNA polymerase subunit beta' — its product is MNTFDSIKLKIASPEDILKNSHGEITKPETINYRTQKPEKDGLFDERIFGPVKDWECYCGKYRRIRYKGVICDKCGVEVTRAVVRRERMGHIKLAVPVTHIWYIRSIPSKIGLMLDVPANALERVIYYAAYIVISVDEKAKTEALEELDREYKQKARTQKENKSDVEALAKARDKVKEELKGLRRYQIISEGEFHDLSLKYGHVFEAGIGSEAVKKLLEEINLEELVKNLTEEEKTAPISTRKKFLKRLKLARNFLKSGTRPEWMFLTVLPVLPPDLRPMVPLDGGRFATSDLNDLYRRVINRNNRLKKLMEFNAPEVIVRNEKRMLQEAVDALIDNSARHTQSQAAALVSQKRPLRSLADMLKGKQGRFRQNLLGKRVDYSGRSVIVVGPELSLGECGLPKQMALELFKPFVINKIIERAFAYNIKGANRLIEEGAEEVWAILEEVIKNRHVLLNRAPTLHRLGIQAFKPILVEGSAIRIHPLVCSAFNADFDGDQMAVHLPLSEEAQREAREIMLSAKNILKPATGESVAVPSQDSVLGVYYLAKMKPGLKGEGKFFSDGQDAILAYRFGEVDLQAKIKVRIDTSTKLSVNPEQGRRIDGKIVETSVGRVLMNQVLPEKFEFINKELKSKDIKAIVDRIFITYGIDKTAEILDKIKNLGFEYATVSGISWGMDDLSIPLNKKNIIAEARKKVEEVESHYQRGLLTSEEKRDRIIEIWKFAIDKVSKLVPETLDPNGPVFSMVDSRARGSWNQISQMVGLKGLVQNPAGDVIDLPIISSFKEGFNVLEYFISTHGARKGSADTALRTASAGYLTRRLVDVSQDVVVTEHDCGDDNGFVLKKKDSDEFGLFLGSRIFSRTVLNNIKNPDGTVIIKAGEIVDRKMAEAIDKSEAEEVVVRSPITCKSKFGICQKCYGYDLGHNKLVEIGMAVGIIAAQAIGEPGTQLTMRTFHTGGVASATDITAGLPRVQEIFEARIPKGKAIISEVDGKVVDVVDKGKLKVIKILTEGKETIEYSVSGGNTLWVEKSDLIVKGQQLSEGNLDLKELFKVSGTTVAANYILNEIQKTYTLQGADINAKHIEVIIRQMFGRVRIKDAGDSGFTPGDIVEKASFAEENSRLRKIAGKPTTATQLLMGITKVALTTESWLSAASFQETAKVLINASTEGKADKLRGLKENVILGRLIPAGTGYKART